aaaacaattttatttcgAGAAAAATAATTAGAGGTGAGTTGTAAGGGGGAAATGAAAGAGGATATCATGTGCGGAACACGTGGTCAGTATTGATTCCGTCTGTCGCTATTCTTCGACAGAACATGTGAATGTGAAATTCTAACCAAACAATATTCGTTATCGTTCGTGTTGAGATTCTTAAAACCATAAACATGAAACGCAtaaccaaaaaatcaaaaaaatgttATGATGATGTAAATTATTACTACTGCTAAGAGAATATGGTAAATAATAATCACTGTGTTGTTTTGAGTCTGGTTGACTATGTTCGTTGGTCAATTTATTCGTCGGCTGGTCATGTCGGTAGCTTcatcgttttttttcttttttttgttacatatcCCAATCTACTTGATATTATTAAAGCGAAAGCTTAGCTAATAAAGCTgataattatgaataatttaaaCCCATCCCGACACATAAAAAGGTTGACAGTAGTAGTAATACGAATGAGAGATTCCATTAATCTTCGGGCTTCAAAGAACAAAAGCCACGCACGTCTTTGCTTGTCGTCTTCTCTTTCTCACTAATCTTTTCTCTTACATCCATCTCCAATCTCTTTTTTCATAGGATCaatcaaacatcaaaaaaatCTAGTCTTTTTCTATCTCCGTCTCCGAGGAGAGGCAGATGCTCGATCTTTTACTGGATCTGAAATCTGGAGGCTTGTAGTTGACTCAGACCGAGTCGTGTCGGTGTCGTGAGATGGTCGTCTCTGGTTTAATACTTGTTTGAAGGAGATTCTTTCTGTTCTGGAGGCTTTGCTTAGAAGATgaagcatcatcatcataataGAGGATTAGAGCTGTCGTCGGCTTCAAAGAGTTTTGTCTCCAAGAAATGGACTTTCTTTCTCTGTATCGGTTTCTTCTGCGCGGGAACTCTCTTCTCCGACAGGTAAAATAACAGAACAAATGCTCTGTTTAATTAACTTAACTCACCaatctgttttgttttgttttgtttccctGTTTGAATGATAAAGTTACAATGATTCTAGTTTCCTTCTTTGGTACCTCTCTATTTGGTAAAGTTAAAGACTTTTAAAAGTACAAAGCTCGTGATGCATTTTTAaccgacaaaaaaaagagagagtatATTCTCATAGACAAAATGCTTGAGATCCATCTGTAGTTCGTTGAAGAACAATAATCAATCATTGCATAATTAGTctctgtgttttttttcaatAGAATGTGGCCAGAGCCTGAAGCTAATGTTGTATCAAGGGAAGCTTCAGATGAACGGTTGCATCTAGTGTCAGAGGACTGTGACTCATCTAAAGTAAGTTTTGTGGTTTCCATGAACCCCTCCTCCTATAAGGATGTTCTTTGTTCCGAGTTGTTCATAGCCATTCTTCATGTCTTATTCAGAAAAGTTTGAAGCTTGAATCAAAAGACAGCCTTGGAGAAGCTTACAAGAGTCCAGATGCAATCCAGTAAGTGAAAAAAGACAAAtcacttcttttcttttcaactGAGTTGTGGTTTTCTTTGTATCTGAGCCGCTTGAAATGGTGGGGTTATGCAGAACGCTAGACAAAACAATATCTACTCTTGAAATGGAGTTAGCGGCTGCTAGAGCGGCGCAAGAGTCAATCATGAATGGTTCACCAGTGTCTGATGATTTCAAACTCCCTGAAACCGTCACCAGAAGAAAGTATCTGATGGTCGTTGGTGTAAACACTGCGTTTAGCAGCAGAAAGCGTAGGGATTCAGTACGTGCTACCTGGATGCCTCCCGGTATGTTTGATCTAAAATAAAAGCTCCACGGTTTCAGCCTTTTGAGTATATTGTTTTTTGGGACTGAAACATGGATCTTCTTTTAGGTGAGGATAGAAAGAAGCTCGAGGAAGAGAAAGGAATCGTGATGCGGTTTGTGATAGGACATAGGTAACACCTTTTACCTTAAGACTGGCACATATCGTTGCTGGTTCCTGTACTACTGATTTGAGTGTGTGTCGTGCTGCAGTGCCACTCCTGGTGGGATTCTTGATAGAGCAATTCAGGCTGAAGAAAGTAAACATGGAGACTTCTTGAGGCTGGTAAGAGTCTGTTGTGGAGAGGTTGGTTCATGGCTATCTGTTATTAAActatttatgtttgtttttgagCAGGATCACGTTGAAGGTTACCTGGAGCTGTCAGCAAAGACTAAATCTTACTTTACCACGGCTTATGCATTGTGGGATGCAGACTTCTACGTGAAAGTAGATGATGATGTGCATGTAAATATAGGTGAGAACAAAAACACTCTTTGCTTTATCTCCATTGTTATGTTTTAGTCACATCTACTCACTTCTGTTACGGATACTCTCTGCAGCCACTCTTGGAGCTGAACTAGCAAGATACCGGATGAAGCCTCGAGTCTACATTGGTTGTAT
Above is a window of Raphanus sativus cultivar WK10039 unplaced genomic scaffold, ASM80110v3 Scaffold2731, whole genome shotgun sequence DNA encoding:
- the LOC108818856 gene encoding probable beta-1,3-galactosyltransferase 4: MKHHHHNRGLELSSASKSFVSKKWTFFLCIGFFCAGTLFSDRMWPEPEANVVSREASDERLHLVSEDCDSSKKSLKLESKDSLGEAYKSPDAIQTLDKTISTLEMELAAARAAQESIMNGSPVSDDFKLPETVTRRKYLMVVGVNTAFSSRKRRDSVRATWMPPGEDRKKLEEEKGIVMRFVIGHSATPGGILDRAIQAEESKHGDFLRLDHVEGYLELSAKTKSYFTTAYALWDADFYVKVDDDVHVNIATLGAELARYRMKPRVYIGCMKSGPVLAQKGVRYHEPEYWKFGEEGNKYFRHATGQLYAISRELASYISINQNVLHKYVNEDVSLGSWFLGLDVEHVDDRRLCCGTTDCEWKAQAGNMCVASFDWSCSGICRSADRMKDVHRRCGEGPNALLAASF